A part of Sander vitreus isolate 19-12246 chromosome 8, sanVit1, whole genome shotgun sequence genomic DNA contains:
- the sdc4 gene encoding syndecan-4 isoform X3 yields MKTTQTVAMSTRHGDLESSGDSPNGSDFGFTDGEDNKNDGDSDYYTETLYDDEDEYDGFSGSGDGATTVSSVTESKPSVKPDVNDNNILGAERPVRPTVNEVDIVRKSNEIPQLSNEAVPGEEQSNVLMAHAGEDSIFNKTEVLAALIAGGAVGLMFAILLILLLIYRMKKKDEGSYDLGKKPIYKKAPTTEIYA; encoded by the exons ATGAAGACCACACAGACGGTCGCCATGTCGACGCGCCACGGCGACCTAGAGTCGTCGGGAGACTCCCCGAACGGCTCGGACTTCGGCTTCACGGACGGCGAAGACAACAAAAACGACGGCGACAGCGATTACTACACGGAGACGCTGTACGACGACGAGGACGAATACGACGGCTTCTCGGGATCCGGGGACGGAG CAACAACTGTGTCGTCTGTAACAGAGTCTAAGCCATCAGTTAAG CCCGATGTGAACGACAACAACATCCTGGGGGCAGAGCGCCCGGTGCGGCCGACCGTCAACGAGGTGGACATCGTGCGAAAGAGTAACGAAATCCCCCAGCTGTCGAACGAGGCGGTGCCCGGCGAGGAGCAGTCCAACGTCCTCATGGCCCACGCCGGAGAGGACAGCATCTTCAACAAGACGGAGGTCCTCGCAG CTCTGATCGCGGGCGGCGCTGTCGGCCTGATGTTTGccatcctcctcatcctcctgcTCATCTACCGCATGAAGAAGAAGGACGAGGGCAGCTACGACCTGGGGAAGAAACCCATCTACAAGAAAGCCCCCACCACAGAGATCTACGCATAG
- the sdc4 gene encoding syndecan-4 isoform X1, which produces MLSLCLVLILSASVFSESQARETETWVPMKTTQTVAMSTRHGDLESSGDSPNGSDFGFTDGEDNKNDGDSDYYTETLYDDEDEYDGFSGSGDGATTVSSVTESKPSVKPDVNDNNILGAERPVRPTVNEVDIVRKSNEIPQLSNEAVPGEEQSNVLMAHAGEDSIFNKTEVLAALIAGGAVGLMFAILLILLLIYRMKKKDEGSYDLGKKPIYKKAPTTEIYA; this is translated from the exons CAGGCGAGGGAGACGGAGACGTGGGTGCCCATGAAGACCACACAGACGGTCGCCATGTCGACGCGCCACGGCGACCTAGAGTCGTCGGGAGACTCCCCGAACGGCTCGGACTTCGGCTTCACGGACGGCGAAGACAACAAAAACGACGGCGACAGCGATTACTACACGGAGACGCTGTACGACGACGAGGACGAATACGACGGCTTCTCGGGATCCGGGGACGGAG CAACAACTGTGTCGTCTGTAACAGAGTCTAAGCCATCAGTTAAG CCCGATGTGAACGACAACAACATCCTGGGGGCAGAGCGCCCGGTGCGGCCGACCGTCAACGAGGTGGACATCGTGCGAAAGAGTAACGAAATCCCCCAGCTGTCGAACGAGGCGGTGCCCGGCGAGGAGCAGTCCAACGTCCTCATGGCCCACGCCGGAGAGGACAGCATCTTCAACAAGACGGAGGTCCTCGCAG CTCTGATCGCGGGCGGCGCTGTCGGCCTGATGTTTGccatcctcctcatcctcctgcTCATCTACCGCATGAAGAAGAAGGACGAGGGCAGCTACGACCTGGGGAAGAAACCCATCTACAAGAAAGCCCCCACCACAGAGATCTACGCATAG
- the sdc4 gene encoding syndecan-4 isoform X2 gives MLSLCLVLILSASVFSESARETETWVPMKTTQTVAMSTRHGDLESSGDSPNGSDFGFTDGEDNKNDGDSDYYTETLYDDEDEYDGFSGSGDGATTVSSVTESKPSVKPDVNDNNILGAERPVRPTVNEVDIVRKSNEIPQLSNEAVPGEEQSNVLMAHAGEDSIFNKTEVLAALIAGGAVGLMFAILLILLLIYRMKKKDEGSYDLGKKPIYKKAPTTEIYA, from the exons GCGAGGGAGACGGAGACGTGGGTGCCCATGAAGACCACACAGACGGTCGCCATGTCGACGCGCCACGGCGACCTAGAGTCGTCGGGAGACTCCCCGAACGGCTCGGACTTCGGCTTCACGGACGGCGAAGACAACAAAAACGACGGCGACAGCGATTACTACACGGAGACGCTGTACGACGACGAGGACGAATACGACGGCTTCTCGGGATCCGGGGACGGAG CAACAACTGTGTCGTCTGTAACAGAGTCTAAGCCATCAGTTAAG CCCGATGTGAACGACAACAACATCCTGGGGGCAGAGCGCCCGGTGCGGCCGACCGTCAACGAGGTGGACATCGTGCGAAAGAGTAACGAAATCCCCCAGCTGTCGAACGAGGCGGTGCCCGGCGAGGAGCAGTCCAACGTCCTCATGGCCCACGCCGGAGAGGACAGCATCTTCAACAAGACGGAGGTCCTCGCAG CTCTGATCGCGGGCGGCGCTGTCGGCCTGATGTTTGccatcctcctcatcctcctgcTCATCTACCGCATGAAGAAGAAGGACGAGGGCAGCTACGACCTGGGGAAGAAACCCATCTACAAGAAAGCCCCCACCACAGAGATCTACGCATAG